The following proteins are encoded in a genomic region of Streptomyces gobiensis:
- a CDS encoding acyl carrier protein, giving the protein MASDTPAETAETAEAEGPDETAARTARILTEITGMLVEVVGDEFLLADEVTLGTTFNADLALESIEFVALAELLHQRYGSGVDLIGFLAERDMEEILAMTVGDLVSHIAGAHSPATAV; this is encoded by the coding sequence ATGGCGTCTGACACCCCCGCCGAAACCGCCGAAACCGCTGAAGCCGAGGGACCAGACGAAACCGCCGCCCGCACGGCGCGGATCCTCACCGAGATCACCGGCATGCTCGTGGAGGTCGTCGGCGATGAGTTCCTCCTCGCGGACGAGGTCACCCTCGGCACCACGTTCAACGCGGACCTGGCGCTGGAGAGCATCGAGTTCGTCGCCCTCGCCGAGCTGCTGCATCAGCGGTACGGGTCGGGCGTGGACCTCATCGGTTTTCTGGCCGAGAGGGACATGGAGGAGATCCTGGCCATGACGGTCGGTGACCTGGTCTCCCACATCGCCGGCGCGCACTCTCCGGCCACGGCGGTCTGA
- a CDS encoding alpha/beta fold hydrolase yields the protein MAEILANSLRFHVQRLPGSGRSAADTGGLPVAVFLHGLVVDNLSSFYCPLAVPAAQAGHDVVLYDQRGHGRTERTAHGYDRATSVQDLAALLAVLGLGRRPVHLIGNSYGGTLALHTALARPDLVAGLVLLEPPLSGGWVENMLDTLSVAALSLEGSHVPEELATLRLRKAARLTATADALLNSTTLIDDIAANRSFTPADYTRLRCPALVVCGEHSELVPGARELARHAPRCTVRILPGRGHDVLQDSTGALRSAVLGWLDAAARQPAVVA from the coding sequence ATGGCCGAGATCCTCGCCAACTCCCTGCGCTTCCACGTCCAGCGGCTGCCCGGCAGCGGCCGCAGCGCAGCAGACACCGGTGGGCTGCCCGTGGCCGTCTTCCTGCACGGCCTGGTCGTGGACAACCTCTCCAGCTTCTACTGTCCCCTGGCCGTCCCCGCCGCCCAGGCGGGCCACGACGTGGTGCTGTACGACCAGCGCGGCCACGGCCGCACCGAGCGGACCGCCCACGGCTACGACCGCGCCACCTCCGTACAGGATCTGGCCGCCCTGCTCGCCGTCCTCGGCCTGGGCCGACGCCCGGTGCACCTCATCGGCAACTCCTACGGCGGCACGCTCGCCCTGCATACCGCGCTGGCCCGGCCGGACCTTGTCGCCGGGCTCGTCCTGCTTGAACCTCCGCTGAGCGGCGGCTGGGTGGAGAACATGCTCGATACGCTCTCCGTCGCCGCGCTCAGCCTGGAAGGCAGCCACGTGCCCGAGGAGCTCGCCACGCTCAGGCTGCGTAAGGCAGCCCGGCTGACCGCCACCGCCGACGCACTGCTCAACAGCACCACGCTGATCGATGACATCGCGGCGAACCGTTCGTTCACCCCCGCCGACTACACCCGGCTGCGCTGCCCGGCGCTGGTCGTCTGCGGGGAGCACTCGGAGCTGGTCCCGGGCGCACGGGAACTGGCCCGGCACGCACCCCGCTGCACCGTGCGGATCCTGCCCGGCCGCGGCCACGACGTGCTCCAGGACAGCACCGGCGCCCTGCGAAGCGCCGTCCTGGGGTGGCTGGACGCCGCAGCCCGCCAGCCGGCGGTGGTCGCATGA
- a CDS encoding glycosyltransferase: MRVLFVVPPLAGHVNPTVAVAAELTARGHEVAWTGPAKVLAPMLPPGSRLLPSGDGTGAVPGSDSGDYAALHEQWRDLRGVAALRFLWEEALIPLAHAMLPGVAAAVDAYAPDVLVADQQALAGAIVARRRGLRWVTSATTSAELTAPFAGFPKVGKWVAGRIAALLADCGAPGGWDPRFSDRLVLVFSTPELLGERQSGAYPEHYAFVGPAFGARPAAGDFPWQRLDPGRRRVLVSLGTLNREAGGRFYAAMLVAAERLADRVQVILAAPAELVGEVPEHVLLQEFIPQLRLLPHLDAVVCHGGHNTVCEALAHGLPLVVAPIRDDQPIVAQQVTASGAGVRTRFGRARADELHAALTAVLFGNPGHRRAARRVQASFAAAGGAAAAADRLEKLI; the protein is encoded by the coding sequence ATGAGGGTCCTGTTCGTGGTTCCACCGCTGGCGGGGCATGTCAACCCCACGGTCGCGGTCGCCGCCGAACTCACCGCGCGGGGGCACGAGGTGGCCTGGACCGGCCCCGCGAAGGTCCTGGCTCCCATGCTGCCCCCCGGCTCCCGGCTCCTGCCGTCCGGGGACGGGACCGGGGCCGTTCCCGGCTCGGACTCCGGGGACTACGCCGCCCTGCACGAGCAGTGGCGCGATCTGCGCGGTGTCGCCGCCCTGCGCTTCCTGTGGGAGGAGGCGCTCATACCGCTGGCGCACGCGATGCTGCCGGGCGTGGCGGCGGCCGTCGACGCGTACGCGCCCGATGTGCTCGTCGCGGACCAGCAGGCCCTGGCCGGGGCGATCGTCGCGCGGCGGCGTGGGCTGCGGTGGGTGACGTCGGCGACCACCTCCGCCGAGCTCACCGCGCCGTTCGCGGGCTTCCCCAAGGTGGGGAAGTGGGTGGCGGGCCGGATCGCCGCTCTGCTGGCCGACTGCGGTGCGCCCGGCGGCTGGGACCCGCGGTTCTCTGACCGGCTGGTCCTGGTCTTCTCCACACCCGAGCTGCTGGGCGAGCGGCAATCCGGTGCGTACCCGGAGCACTACGCCTTCGTCGGGCCCGCGTTCGGGGCCCGCCCGGCGGCGGGTGACTTTCCGTGGCAACGGCTCGACCCCGGGCGGCGCCGCGTGCTGGTCTCGCTCGGCACGCTCAACCGGGAGGCGGGCGGCCGGTTCTACGCGGCGATGCTCGTGGCTGCCGAGCGGCTGGCCGACCGCGTACAGGTGATCCTCGCCGCCCCGGCGGAGCTGGTCGGTGAGGTGCCCGAACATGTCCTGCTTCAGGAGTTCATCCCGCAACTCCGGCTGTTGCCGCACCTTGACGCCGTGGTCTGCCACGGCGGGCACAACACGGTGTGCGAGGCGCTCGCCCATGGTCTGCCGCTGGTTGTCGCACCCATCCGGGACGACCAGCCGATCGTCGCCCAGCAGGTCACCGCGTCCGGGGCGGGGGTGCGGACCCGCTTCGGACGGGCCCGGGCGGACGAATTGCACGCCGCGCTCACCGCCGTCCTGTTCGGCAACCCCGGCCACCGCCGGGCGGCCCGGCGCGTCCAGGCCTCCTTTGCCGCAGCCGGCGGGGCCGCCGCCGCGGCCGACCGGTTGGAGAAGCTGATATGA
- a CDS encoding class I SAM-dependent methyltransferase — protein MTSPQHLRWTAAAALTALTAGVLRARRRLHALPVLPPHTASPGLPTGPPEALGWQLISARGVHVDDATRRAALQYAERENLQVLDLIPGDLGAEQALGLLRLVDPAGYRGDRLAPGRGAGCAVLVTDDVCKRAGLDPHTRPGTAELLHLAHRVKQYAPAATDLAIAPGLRAPALSPQLRAAELRAQGLPPRPTAAAQLAGLGMLALSAAACPPWGTAAAALYWLQPYLVLGPGSPLHPADLAPATAARPLRSLTSALRTAAHPQHAAKADSPAAPRSRYAAELAAGTDRFFEPRRTDCPWCGCAQLAVRVRVPDLLQGKPGRFTLEQCRSCGHIFQNPRLTPGGLDFYYRDFYDGLGAAGSGHVFGRLGGSYLDRAELLRPYATPTAWLDVGTGHGHFCNAARAVWPGTRFDGLDMGDGVREAERRGWVSTGYQGQFPEYAHRLAGQYDTVSMYHYLEHTRDPFAELDAAATVLTPGGHLLIELPDPASRMAHLLGPHWLPWFQPQHQHLIPAANLRQALYERGFTLLTEQHGPAHQHNDFVGAVALTANRLAPDPAAPWATRPDTPARRAARHAVRAAALASYAPAAALDALRTAVARRTDGGNAYRLLARKERGASI, from the coding sequence ATGACCTCACCTCAGCATCTGCGGTGGACTGCCGCCGCCGCACTGACCGCGCTCACCGCCGGCGTGCTGCGTGCCCGCCGCCGGCTGCATGCCTTGCCCGTGCTGCCCCCTCACACCGCCTCACCCGGCCTGCCCACGGGCCCACCGGAAGCCCTCGGCTGGCAGCTGATCAGCGCCCGCGGGGTCCACGTTGACGACGCCACCCGGCGGGCCGCGCTCCAGTATGCCGAGCGCGAGAACCTGCAGGTTCTCGATCTGATCCCGGGCGATCTCGGTGCCGAACAAGCCCTGGGCCTGCTGCGGCTCGTCGACCCGGCTGGCTACCGGGGCGACCGGCTGGCCCCGGGCCGCGGCGCCGGGTGCGCCGTGCTCGTCACCGATGATGTCTGCAAGCGCGCCGGGCTCGACCCGCACACACGGCCCGGCACGGCGGAACTCCTCCACCTCGCCCACCGGGTGAAACAGTACGCGCCCGCCGCCACCGACCTGGCCATCGCTCCCGGGCTGCGGGCTCCGGCCCTGTCCCCCCAGCTGCGGGCCGCCGAACTCCGCGCCCAGGGACTGCCACCACGGCCGACGGCCGCGGCCCAGCTGGCCGGTCTGGGCATGCTCGCCCTGTCCGCCGCCGCGTGCCCCCCTTGGGGCACGGCCGCCGCCGCGCTGTACTGGCTGCAGCCGTATCTCGTGCTCGGGCCCGGCAGCCCCCTGCACCCCGCCGACCTCGCCCCCGCCACCGCCGCGCGGCCGCTGCGCTCCCTGACCTCCGCCCTGCGCACCGCCGCGCACCCCCAGCACGCCGCGAAGGCCGACAGCCCGGCGGCGCCGCGGTCCCGCTACGCCGCTGAACTCGCCGCCGGTACCGACCGGTTCTTCGAGCCGCGCCGCACCGACTGCCCCTGGTGCGGCTGCGCACAGCTCGCCGTACGGGTCCGCGTGCCCGACCTGCTGCAGGGCAAGCCCGGCCGCTTCACCCTCGAACAGTGCCGGTCCTGCGGGCACATCTTCCAGAATCCCCGCCTGACCCCAGGCGGCCTCGACTTCTACTACCGCGACTTCTACGACGGCCTCGGCGCCGCCGGCAGCGGACATGTCTTCGGCCGCCTGGGCGGCTCCTATCTCGACCGCGCCGAACTGCTCAGGCCTTACGCCACCCCCACCGCCTGGCTGGATGTCGGGACCGGACACGGCCACTTCTGCAACGCCGCCCGCGCCGTATGGCCCGGCACCCGGTTCGACGGCCTCGACATGGGCGACGGTGTGCGCGAGGCGGAACGCCGGGGCTGGGTCAGCACCGGCTACCAGGGCCAGTTCCCCGAGTACGCCCACCGTCTCGCCGGCCAGTACGACACGGTCAGCATGTACCACTATCTGGAGCACACCCGCGACCCATTCGCCGAACTCGACGCCGCCGCGACCGTACTGACGCCCGGTGGCCACCTGCTCATCGAGCTTCCCGACCCCGCATCGCGCATGGCACACCTGCTGGGACCGCACTGGCTGCCGTGGTTCCAGCCCCAGCACCAGCACCTGATCCCCGCAGCCAACCTCCGACAAGCCCTGTACGAGCGCGGCTTCACCCTTCTCACCGAGCAGCACGGGCCCGCCCACCAGCACAACGACTTCGTCGGCGCCGTCGCCCTCACCGCCAACCGGCTCGCCCCCGACCCGGCCGCCCCCTGGGCCACCCGCCCCGACACCCCCGCCCGCCGCGCCGCCCGCCACGCCGTACGGGCCGCCGCGCTTGCGTCCTACGCCCCGGCGGCGGCCCTGGACGCGCTGCGTACGGCGGTGGCGCGCCGCACGGACGGCGGCAACGCCTACCGCCTGCTCGCACGGAAAGAACGAGGGGCGAGCATATGA
- a CDS encoding galactokinase, producing MKTLIHRPTADPLLRLVAHALAEAHGREAATLWSAPHAFHLGTPDLVAAADWQVAAAAAPREDGLVRLSSLSHPARSRDLPLTGPPPEPSGWAARPYALIRALARAGYARGGIDLHVHGTLTPAAGLATAEPLDCVVALAVADAHATHPLPPPSRARLAALIRAAAPGGSQALRRAVLFAQPGRAALLLGDGRQRHVPFDPAAYGARLVLLAPRDGDPPNCPPPPFQSAHVVRLLRGGDPAALGRALGGPLAACAQDPDNGTDIGRAVRCALRAGALGAWWPQGRPGRSALMLVPHDRMTAVRAAVVSDFHSLTRPVPRFVNIAVAGAARREH from the coding sequence ATGAAGACCCTCATCCACCGCCCCACCGCCGACCCGCTGCTGCGCCTGGTCGCGCACGCCCTCGCCGAGGCGCACGGCCGCGAAGCCGCCACCCTGTGGAGCGCCCCGCACGCCTTCCACCTCGGCACACCGGACCTGGTGGCCGCCGCCGACTGGCAGGTGGCGGCCGCGGCCGCCCCGCGCGAGGACGGCCTGGTGCGCCTGAGCTCCCTGAGCCACCCGGCCCGCAGCCGCGACCTCCCCCTCACCGGGCCGCCCCCGGAGCCCTCCGGCTGGGCAGCGAGGCCGTACGCACTGATCCGCGCCCTGGCCCGCGCCGGATACGCCCGCGGCGGCATCGATCTGCACGTCCACGGCACCCTCACCCCCGCAGCCGGGCTGGCCACCGCCGAACCGCTCGACTGCGTCGTAGCACTGGCCGTCGCCGACGCCCACGCCACACACCCGCTACCACCCCCCTCCCGCGCCCGGCTGGCCGCCCTCATCCGAGCCGCAGCCCCCGGCGGCAGCCAGGCGCTGCGGCGGGCGGTGCTCTTCGCCCAGCCCGGCAGGGCGGCCCTGCTGCTCGGCGACGGGCGGCAGCGGCACGTGCCCTTCGACCCGGCCGCGTACGGGGCACGGCTGGTGCTGCTCGCCCCCCGTGACGGCGATCCCCCCAACTGTCCGCCACCACCGTTCCAGTCCGCGCACGTGGTACGGCTGCTGCGCGGCGGCGACCCGGCGGCGCTGGGCCGGGCGCTCGGCGGGCCACTGGCCGCATGCGCCCAAGACCCGGACAACGGCACCGACATCGGGAGGGCGGTGCGCTGCGCGCTGCGCGCGGGGGCCCTGGGCGCGTGGTGGCCCCAGGGCCGGCCGGGGCGCAGCGCGCTGATGCTGGTGCCGCACGACCGGATGACCGCGGTCCGTGCCGCCGTGGTCAGCGACTTCCACAGCCTGACACGGCCCGTACCCCGCTTCGTGAATATCGCCGTGGCCGGCGCAGCCCGCCGCGAGCACTGA
- a CDS encoding putative Ig domain-containing protein, whose protein sequence is MTATGGQAPYTYRASGLPFGLSMNASTGQISGQPWQTGTFRITATATDTTKATAQAAFPLTINWF, encoded by the coding sequence ATCACGGCCACCGGCGGCCAGGCGCCGTACACCTACCGTGCCTCCGGGCTGCCCTTCGGCCTGTCGATGAACGCCTCGACCGGCCAGATCAGCGGCCAGCCCTGGCAGACCGGCACCTTCCGGATCACCGCCACCGCAACCGACACCACCAAAGCCACCGCCCAAGCCGCCTTCCCCCTGACCATCAACTGGTTCTGA
- a CDS encoding MFS transporter codes for MYVSASRAADAAAGTVRSLRRPGGTARRAVAGNVVALGLVSLITDVSAEMVTAVLPLYLVVGLGMSPLAFGALDGVHQGASALFRLVGAYGADRTQRRKLVAGAGYALSAGCKLALLAAATPWAIGAVLAADRTGKGLRTAPRDALISLSSPPDGQGRAFGVHRAMDTAGALLGPLVAFAVLWAVSDGYDAVFVVSFCAAALGVLLLALFVRDIRTPRPRPPGGLPPSAVRALRTLARTSGLPRLCLAAALLGLVTVSDAFLYLLLQQRLDLPTAYFPLLPIGTAAAFLLLAVPMGRAADRAGRMRVFLAGHGVLLIAYLLVLAPWPSALAAAVCVLVLLGAFYAATDGVLMAAAGPLLPEHLRTSGLALVQTAQALARFAGSVLFGAAWMYLGPGGAVTAAAAGLAAAVITVAVLNKGAPHER; via the coding sequence GTGTACGTGTCGGCCAGCCGCGCCGCCGATGCCGCAGCGGGCACAGTCCGCAGCCTGCGCAGGCCCGGTGGCACCGCACGGCGCGCCGTCGCCGGGAACGTCGTCGCCCTCGGCCTGGTCAGCCTGATCACGGATGTCTCCGCGGAGATGGTCACCGCCGTTCTGCCGCTCTACCTCGTCGTCGGCCTGGGGATGTCCCCGCTGGCTTTCGGCGCCCTCGACGGCGTCCACCAGGGGGCCTCAGCCCTGTTCCGGCTGGTGGGCGCCTACGGCGCCGACCGCACCCAGCGCCGCAAACTGGTCGCGGGCGCGGGCTACGCCCTGTCCGCCGGCTGCAAGCTCGCCCTGCTGGCCGCGGCCACGCCCTGGGCGATCGGCGCCGTGCTCGCCGCCGACCGCACCGGCAAGGGGCTGCGCACCGCCCCGCGCGACGCGCTCATCTCCCTGTCCAGCCCGCCCGACGGGCAGGGCCGGGCCTTCGGCGTGCACCGGGCGATGGACACCGCGGGCGCCCTGCTGGGCCCGCTCGTCGCCTTCGCGGTGCTGTGGGCGGTCAGCGACGGCTACGACGCCGTGTTCGTCGTCAGCTTCTGCGCGGCCGCCCTGGGCGTACTGCTGCTCGCGCTCTTCGTCCGCGACATCCGCACACCCCGGCCGCGGCCCCCAGGCGGCCTGCCGCCCAGCGCTGTACGGGCGCTGCGCACCCTCGCCCGTACATCCGGCCTGCCACGGCTGTGCCTGGCGGCCGCGCTCCTTGGACTGGTCACCGTCAGCGACGCGTTCCTCTACCTGCTGCTGCAACAGCGCCTCGACCTGCCCACCGCGTACTTCCCGCTGCTGCCCATCGGTACCGCCGCCGCGTTCCTGCTGCTCGCGGTGCCCATGGGCAGGGCCGCTGACCGTGCGGGGCGTATGCGGGTCTTCCTCGCCGGACATGGCGTGCTGCTCATCGCCTACCTGCTGGTGCTCGCGCCATGGCCGAGCGCACTGGCAGCGGCGGTGTGCGTGCTGGTCCTGCTCGGCGCCTTCTACGCGGCCACCGACGGCGTGCTGATGGCCGCGGCGGGCCCGCTGCTGCCGGAGCACCTGCGGACCAGCGGACTCGCCCTGGTGCAGACCGCTCAGGCCCTCGCCCGATTCGCGGGCTCGGTCCTGTTCGGCGCCGCGTGGATGTACCTCGGCCCCGGCGGAGCCGTCACCGCCGCAGCCGCCGGCCTGGCCGCCGCCGTGATCACGGTCGCCGTACTGAACAAGGGAGCACCGCATGAACGATGA
- a CDS encoding TolB-like translocation protein, with amino-acid sequence MNDDPGTDPGTLRGIRTRVLVLVLATAVLATVAVVYTVRAADRADRRERTAPGQPTARAGAVDLRQSGRLLFRNLAWGPERDHVSSVALAAPSASRTAAPRTCLRFHAAAGTGICLRRKSGVIAGHEAVLLDAGLRPVRRFPLPGVPTRARVSPSGRLVAWTVFVSGDSYAGGDFSTRTAVYDTRTGTLHASLEEFTVVKDGRRDRAADHNFWGVTFTADDRHFYATLATAGRTYLVKGNLARRSVRTLRTNAECPSLSPDGTRVAFKKRVRGLPAEAPWRLHVLDLATGRETALAERGSVDDQALWLDDRTLLYALPGDFGADLWSVRADGGGSPRMFLKSAVSPAVVAG; translated from the coding sequence ATGAACGATGATCCCGGAACTGATCCCGGAACCCTCCGCGGCATCCGCACGCGTGTGCTCGTTCTCGTCCTGGCCACCGCCGTCCTGGCCACCGTGGCCGTCGTCTATACCGTCCGCGCCGCCGACCGCGCGGACCGCCGGGAGCGGACCGCACCCGGACAGCCGACTGCCCGGGCCGGCGCGGTGGACCTGCGCCAGAGCGGCCGTCTCCTCTTCCGCAACCTGGCCTGGGGTCCCGAGCGCGACCACGTCTCCTCTGTCGCGCTCGCCGCCCCCTCGGCCTCACGCACCGCTGCCCCGCGCACCTGCCTGCGCTTCCACGCAGCCGCAGGCACCGGCATCTGCCTGCGCCGGAAGAGCGGAGTGATAGCGGGCCACGAGGCCGTCCTCCTCGACGCCGGCCTGCGGCCGGTCCGCAGGTTCCCCCTGCCGGGCGTACCGACCCGGGCGCGGGTCTCGCCCAGCGGACGGCTGGTCGCCTGGACGGTGTTCGTCAGCGGCGACTCCTACGCGGGCGGCGACTTCTCCACCCGTACCGCGGTCTACGACACCCGTACGGGCACCCTGCACGCCAGCCTGGAGGAGTTCACCGTCGTCAAGGACGGCCGCCGTGACCGGGCAGCCGACCACAACTTCTGGGGCGTCACCTTTACCGCCGACGACCGCCACTTCTACGCGACCCTCGCCACCGCGGGCCGTACTTACCTGGTCAAGGGAAACCTGGCCCGCCGCAGCGTGCGCACGCTGCGCACCAACGCCGAGTGTCCCTCCCTCTCCCCGGACGGCACCCGCGTCGCCTTCAAAAAACGCGTCCGGGGCCTCCCCGCCGAAGCCCCCTGGCGGCTCCACGTCCTGGACCTGGCAACGGGACGGGAGACCGCACTGGCCGAGCGCGGAAGCGTTGACGACCAGGCCCTGTGGCTGGATGACCGCACCCTCCTCTATGCCCTGCCCGGCGACTTCGGTGCCGACCTGTGGTCGGTCCGGGCGGACGGCGGCGGCAGTCCGCGGATGTTCTTGAAGTCCGCGGTGTCACCGGCCGTGGTGGCCGGGTGA
- a CDS encoding crotonase/enoyl-CoA hydratase family protein gives MAPDTVRVQHQDAVTTISLNRPQVRNAVDRATASALADAFRAFEADPDASVAVLHGAGEAFCAGADLKAISAGDGNRAAADGDGPMGVSRMRLSKPVIAAISGHAVAGGLELALWADLRVADESAVFGVFCRRWGVPLIDGGTVRLPRLIGTSRAMDLILTGRPVDAAEALHIGLVNRLVPAGEALAAAQELAAQIAGFPQTCLRHDRMSLIEQHGLDEPAALASEFTHGTVSLAADATTGAARFASGAGRHGTYDRSEAAGGSASAQPPQHQPAQTAQYRGQARTPGQERYRR, from the coding sequence ATGGCACCCGACACCGTACGCGTCCAACACCAGGACGCGGTGACCACGATCAGCCTGAACCGGCCCCAGGTCCGCAATGCCGTGGACCGCGCCACCGCGTCGGCGCTGGCCGATGCGTTCCGCGCCTTCGAGGCCGACCCGGACGCGTCCGTCGCTGTCCTCCACGGTGCAGGAGAGGCCTTCTGCGCCGGCGCCGACCTCAAGGCCATCAGCGCTGGCGACGGCAACCGGGCGGCCGCGGACGGCGACGGCCCGATGGGCGTGTCCCGGATGCGGCTGTCCAAGCCGGTCATCGCCGCCATCAGCGGACACGCCGTGGCAGGCGGCCTGGAGCTGGCGCTCTGGGCGGACCTGCGGGTGGCCGACGAGAGCGCGGTCTTCGGCGTGTTCTGCCGACGCTGGGGCGTACCGCTCATCGACGGCGGCACCGTGCGGCTGCCCCGGCTGATCGGCACGAGCAGAGCCATGGACCTGATCCTCACCGGCAGACCGGTCGACGCGGCCGAAGCCCTGCACATCGGGCTGGTCAACCGTCTCGTCCCGGCCGGAGAGGCGCTGGCCGCAGCGCAGGAACTCGCAGCGCAGATCGCAGGGTTCCCGCAGACCTGCCTGCGCCACGACCGCATGTCTCTCATCGAACAGCACGGTCTCGACGAGCCCGCGGCACTCGCCAGCGAGTTCACACACGGCACCGTGTCGCTCGCAGCCGACGCAACTACCGGGGCGGCCAGGTTCGCCTCGGGGGCCGGGCGCCACGGCACCTACGACCGAAGCGAAGCCGCAGGTGGTTCAGCGTCTGCGCAGCCGCCGCAGCACCAGCCAGCTCAGACAGCCCAGTACCGTGGCCAGGCCCGTACTCCAGGCCAGGAGCGGTACCGGCGCTGA
- a CDS encoding crotonase/enoyl-CoA hydratase family protein, which yields MSEPIRTETEAGVRSLVLSRPQEYNTITPQLRDALADAIDAADADPDVRVILLRAEGPAFCAGYGLDWSTQLQAAEAQSGRAWDSLMDMRVMSTFVDTYMKLWYATKPVISAVQGWCIAGGTDMVLCSDIVIAGEGATFGYPPSRVWGTPTTAMWVYRLGFEKAKRYLLTGDEIPAPEAVKAGLILECVPDGQLLGHATAFARRMAQVPVNQLQMLKLLCNQTAENMGLASSRTLGTFLDGVARHTQEGQDFVARSAEAGFRQAVRERDDPFGDYGSRHR from the coding sequence ATGAGTGAGCCGATCCGTACCGAAACCGAAGCCGGGGTGCGCTCCCTCGTCCTGTCCCGGCCCCAGGAGTACAACACCATCACGCCTCAGCTCCGGGACGCGCTGGCTGACGCCATCGACGCCGCCGACGCCGACCCCGACGTCCGCGTCATCCTGCTCCGGGCCGAAGGACCGGCCTTCTGCGCGGGCTACGGCCTGGACTGGTCCACCCAACTGCAGGCAGCCGAGGCACAGTCGGGCCGGGCGTGGGACTCGCTGATGGACATGCGCGTGATGTCCACCTTCGTCGACACCTATATGAAGCTCTGGTATGCCACCAAGCCGGTCATCTCGGCGGTACAGGGCTGGTGCATCGCCGGCGGAACCGACATGGTGCTCTGCTCCGACATCGTGATCGCGGGCGAAGGAGCGACCTTCGGCTACCCGCCCTCGCGCGTATGGGGAACGCCCACCACGGCGATGTGGGTCTACCGGCTGGGTTTTGAGAAAGCCAAGCGCTATCTGCTCACCGGAGACGAGATCCCCGCCCCGGAAGCCGTCAAGGCCGGGCTGATCCTCGAATGCGTGCCCGACGGGCAGCTCCTTGGCCATGCCACCGCGTTCGCACGGCGGATGGCCCAGGTCCCCGTCAACCAGCTGCAGATGCTCAAGCTGCTCTGCAACCAGACGGCGGAGAACATGGGGCTGGCCTCCAGCCGTACCCTGGGCACCTTCCTCGACGGTGTGGCCCGGCACACGCAGGAAGGACAGGACTTCGTCGCCCGCTCGGCCGAGGCGGGGTTCCGCCAGGCCGTACGCGAACGCGATGACCCGTTCGGCGACTACGGCTCCCGCCACCGCTGA